A single Tenacibaculum sp. Bg11-29 DNA region contains:
- a CDS encoding outer membrane beta-barrel protein, with the protein MKKLLLVAMMAFGIAVNAQEGQLNVGGTIGLPVGDASDAFDVTGAIEANYLFKVSEKFQVGPSVSYLHFNGEGADVAFLPLAAAARYAVAEKVTIGADLGYGIGVRPSGSNDGGFYYRALVGYKVTDKITLHLDYSAASVSQTISQTLPLLGTLSVDVNSTFSTFGLGGTYSFSL; encoded by the coding sequence ATGAAAAAATTATTATTAGTTGCTATGATGGCATTTGGTATTGCTGTTAACGCACAAGAAGGACAACTTAATGTTGGAGGTACAATTGGTTTACCAGTAGGTGATGCTAGTGATGCTTTTGATGTTACAGGTGCTATTGAGGCAAATTACTTATTTAAGGTTTCTGAAAAGTTTCAAGTAGGACCATCTGTGTCTTATTTACACTTTAATGGAGAAGGAGCTGATGTTGCTTTTTTACCATTAGCTGCTGCTGCACGTTATGCTGTAGCTGAAAAAGTTACTATTGGTGCTGATTTAGGATATGGAATTGGAGTTAGACCTTCTGGTTCAAATGATGGAGGTTTTTATTATCGTGCTCTTGTTGGTTACAAAGTAACTGACAAAATTACGTTACACCTTGATTATTCTGCTGCTAGTGTAAGCCAAACTATAAGCCAAACTCTTCCTTTATTAGGAACTTTAAGTGTTGATGTAAATTCTACTTTTTCAACTTTTGGTTTAGGTGGAACTTACTCTTTTTCTTTATAA
- the aroQ gene encoding type II 3-dehydroquinate dehydratase — MKKLIVINGPNLNLLGKREPEIYGASSFDEFFNELKETYNTIELYYFQSNVEGEIINKLHEVGFKYDGIILNAAAYTHTSVAIADAVKGIETPVVEVHISNVHSRETFRHISYLAPNTKGVITGFGLQSYKLAIQSFL; from the coding sequence ATGAAAAAACTAATTGTTATAAACGGACCCAATTTAAATCTATTAGGAAAGCGTGAACCTGAAATATACGGAGCTAGTTCTTTTGATGAGTTTTTTAATGAATTAAAAGAAACCTATAATACTATTGAATTATATTATTTTCAATCTAATGTTGAAGGTGAAATCATAAATAAATTACATGAAGTAGGGTTTAAATACGATGGTATTATTTTAAATGCTGCTGCCTATACACATACTTCAGTTGCAATAGCTGATGCTGTAAAGGGGATTGAAACACCAGTGGTAGAGGTACATATTTCTAATGTACATTCGCGTGAAACTTTTCGACATATAAGTTACCTTGCACCTAATACAAAAGGAGTTATTACAGGTTTTGGCTTACAAAGTTATAAATTAGCGATTCAAAGTTTTTTGTAA
- a CDS encoding tyrosine recombinase — MNWKQATSDYTNYLKIEKGLSKNSIDSYNRDIKKLVLFINDLASSYSPIYITSEIIQQFIYVTSKNINPRSQARLISGLRSFFDYLVFEDYRKDNPTDLIESPNITRKLPDTLEKEEIDALIAAIDLTHSQGERNKTIIETIYSCGLRVSELINLQLSDLFFNDGYIQILGKGNKYRFVPIHITTIRRLNFYINDIRSKITPKEKEEDIIFLNRRGKRLTRQMIFIILKELAIKTNLKKSIGPHTLRHSFATYLLKNGADLRVIQQLLGHESITTTEIYVHLDTSYLKEVVELHHPRSNINLKEE, encoded by the coding sequence ATGAATTGGAAACAAGCAACATCTGATTATACAAACTATTTAAAAATTGAAAAAGGGCTCTCTAAAAACTCTATTGACAGCTATAATAGAGACATAAAAAAGCTTGTTTTGTTTATTAACGACCTAGCTAGTTCTTATAGTCCTATATATATTACTTCAGAAATTATTCAGCAATTTATATATGTTACTAGTAAAAATATTAATCCACGAAGTCAAGCTCGTTTAATTTCAGGCTTACGTAGTTTCTTTGATTATTTAGTTTTTGAAGACTATAGAAAAGATAACCCTACTGATTTAATAGAAAGTCCTAATATTACGAGAAAACTTCCTGATACTTTAGAAAAAGAAGAAATTGATGCTTTAATTGCAGCTATCGATTTAACACATTCGCAAGGAGAACGAAACAAAACAATTATTGAAACTATTTATAGTTGTGGTTTGCGAGTAAGTGAGTTAATTAACTTACAATTATCTGATTTATTTTTTAATGATGGCTATATACAAATACTAGGAAAAGGAAATAAGTATCGTTTTGTACCTATACACATTACAACAATTCGTCGTTTAAACTTTTATATTAATGATATTCGTTCTAAAATTACACCCAAAGAAAAAGAGGAAGATATTATTTTCTTAAATAGGCGAGGAAAACGTTTAACCCGTCAAATGATCTTCATTATACTTAAAGAATTAGCAATAAAAACAAATCTTAAAAAAAGTATTGGCCCGCATACTTTACGACACTCATTTGCTACCTATTTATTAAAGAATGGTGCTGATTTACGTGTTATACAACAATTGTTAGGTCATGAAAGTATTACAACTACTGAGATTTATGTACATTTAGATACTAGTTATTTGAAAGAAGTAGTAGAATTACACCACCCAAGAAGTAATATTAATTTAAAAGAAGAGTAG
- a CDS encoding glycosyltransferase family 2 protein, giving the protein MNISVVIPLLNEEESLQELHNWIATVMQSNNYLYEIIFIDDGSTDTSWQVIEQLSEKNKSVKGIRFQKNYGKSQALDAGFGLAKGRVVITMDADLQDSPDEIPGLYNLINDKNFDLISGWKKKRYDNVMTKNIPSKLFNWAARKTSGLKLNDFNCGLKAYKNEVIKTVKVSGEMHRYIPVLAKNEGFNNIGEKIVQHQARKYGVTKFGMDRFINGFLDLITISFLSKFGKRPMHFFGLWGSLMFIFGFLAAFFIGVLKIYHLSTSVKTILVTNNPWFYIALTSMVLGTLLFLAGFLGELIIKSNPQQKHYAIKEKLNF; this is encoded by the coding sequence ATGAATATATCGGTAGTAATACCACTTCTTAACGAAGAAGAATCTTTACAAGAATTACACAATTGGATTGCAACGGTTATGCAATCCAATAATTATTTATATGAAATTATATTTATTGATGACGGTAGCACCGACACTTCTTGGCAAGTAATTGAACAATTATCAGAAAAAAATAAATCAGTAAAAGGAATTCGTTTTCAAAAAAACTATGGTAAATCTCAGGCTTTAGATGCCGGTTTTGGTTTAGCCAAAGGAAGAGTTGTTATAACAATGGACGCCGACCTACAGGATAGTCCTGATGAAATCCCTGGTTTATACAATTTAATAAATGATAAAAATTTCGATTTAATTTCTGGATGGAAAAAGAAACGTTATGATAATGTTATGACGAAAAACATTCCATCTAAATTATTTAATTGGGCAGCCCGTAAAACATCTGGTTTAAAATTAAATGATTTTAATTGTGGTTTAAAAGCCTACAAAAACGAAGTCATTAAGACAGTAAAAGTAAGTGGTGAAATGCATCGTTATATTCCCGTATTAGCGAAAAATGAAGGTTTTAATAATATTGGCGAAAAAATAGTGCAACACCAAGCTCGTAAATATGGTGTTACTAAATTTGGTATGGATCGTTTTATTAACGGGTTTTTAGATTTAATTACTATTTCTTTTCTTTCTAAGTTCGGAAAACGCCCAATGCATTTCTTTGGCCTTTGGGGTAGTTTAATGTTTATATTCGGTTTTTTAGCCGCTTTTTTTATTGGGGTGTTAAAAATCTACCATTTATCTACTAGTGTAAAAACCATTTTGGTAACAAACAATCCTTGGTTTTACATTGCTTTAACATCAATGGTTTTAGGAACACTTTTATTTTTAGCTGGTTTTTTAGGTGAATTAATTATAAAAAGTAATCCGCAACAAAAACATTATGCAATTAAAGAAAAATTGAATTTTTAA
- a CDS encoding LTA synthase family protein, which produces MSTKKNKVIFSIITLLVLTFGVYSSLQHYPLRWSQAFFSSNKDLNQFSLNPVLYFFDSFKFRNESYSIEKTKKYAPIINNYLGVNSDSINFERKSIFKDTIKNKPNVVFVMLESVGNASLSYYGNPIKSTPVLDSLMKESISFTNHYVHKATTAGSVFSSITGLPDIDNVKSASRNPMIINQRVLFNQFKDYQKLYLLGGSANWANIRAVFQANINDLKIYEEGSYEEENRADVWGIDDYDLFKEADKIFKKIHDSKKPFVAYLQTATNHMPFTVPEKKESYIPLKEQDIDKKVLEESGFKSVAQLNALRYLDFNINEFLKRAKKSGYYDNTIFVFFGDHQTAMNTVTHFRPTHAQLGLLMHNVPFIIHAPKLVAPKEITKNAHLVDVVPTVMSLIKQDHINYTLGRNVLDSLQKKPFSFICRNIKGEPASGIIKDSLYYYKTVYNKKYQLINLKNNSLKDISKKNKELTKKMDDLLSSFYHSTKYLYFNNKK; this is translated from the coding sequence GTGTCAACAAAAAAGAATAAAGTTATATTTTCAATAATTACATTATTAGTATTGACTTTTGGAGTATATAGCAGTTTACAGCATTATCCATTAAGGTGGAGTCAAGCTTTTTTTTCGAGTAATAAAGATTTGAATCAATTTTCATTGAACCCTGTATTATATTTTTTTGATAGTTTTAAGTTTAGAAATGAAAGTTACAGTATTGAGAAAACAAAAAAATACGCTCCTATAATTAATAATTATTTAGGTGTTAATTCTGATTCTATTAATTTTGAAAGAAAAAGTATCTTTAAGGATACTATAAAAAATAAACCAAATGTTGTTTTTGTAATGCTAGAGTCTGTAGGTAATGCATCTTTAAGTTACTATGGCAACCCTATTAAGAGTACACCTGTATTAGATAGTTTAATGAAAGAGAGTATCAGTTTTACCAATCATTATGTACATAAAGCAACAACGGCAGGAAGTGTTTTTAGTAGTATAACAGGTTTACCAGATATTGATAATGTAAAATCTGCTTCAAGAAACCCGATGATTATAAACCAACGAGTATTATTTAATCAGTTTAAGGATTATCAAAAATTATACTTATTAGGTGGTAGTGCTAATTGGGCGAATATTAGAGCAGTTTTTCAGGCAAATATTAATGATTTAAAAATTTATGAAGAAGGTAGTTATGAAGAGGAGAATAGAGCTGATGTTTGGGGGATAGATGATTATGATTTATTTAAAGAAGCTGATAAAATATTTAAGAAAATACATGATTCAAAGAAGCCATTTGTAGCATATTTACAAACGGCTACCAATCATATGCCGTTTACGGTGCCCGAAAAAAAAGAAAGTTATATTCCTTTGAAAGAACAAGATATTGATAAAAAGGTACTTGAAGAGTCTGGATTTAAATCAGTAGCACAATTAAATGCGCTTAGATATTTAGATTTTAATATAAATGAATTTCTAAAGAGAGCTAAAAAATCAGGATATTACGATAATACTATTTTTGTTTTTTTTGGAGATCATCAAACAGCAATGAATACAGTAACACATTTTAGACCAACTCATGCTCAATTAGGTCTTTTAATGCATAATGTTCCTTTTATTATTCATGCACCAAAATTAGTAGCACCTAAAGAAATAACAAAAAATGCTCATTTAGTAGATGTTGTTCCAACAGTTATGAGTTTAATAAAGCAAGATCATATTAATTATACATTGGGGCGTAATGTTTTAGATAGTTTACAAAAAAAACCTTTTTCTTTTATCTGTAGAAATATAAAAGGAGAACCAGCTTCTGGTATTATTAAAGATTCATTATATTATTATAAAACAGTTTATAATAAAAAGTATCAATTAATAAATTTGAAAAATAATTCATTAAAAGATATTAGTAAAAAAAATAAAGAACTAACTAAAAAGATGGATGATTTGCTTAGTTCCTTTTATCATAGTACAAAATATTTATATTTTAATAATAAAAAATAA
- a CDS encoding ABC transporter ATP-binding protein, whose translation MNYFKRFFNYARPYKSIGILSIILNILYALFTTLSYVILMPTLNILFGETPKVFIKPQFLGFSNSLNKEYLSNLLNYYVTHTNENYGQEKTLLYVVLCVIIVFLLKNLFSYLGQLTMVFLKNNVLKDLRTIIYQKIITLPLSFFLKQNKGDIIARSTNDVNTINNSYLNLIITFIREPLNIIFTLFVMVKTSWELSIFIFTFIPVSGLVISFISKKIKEQSGEISYKIGGLLGILEESISGLKIIKAFNAEQLFTSKFNTQTEDIRLLSNKMSKKETLASPMSEFLGIVTIAGLLWYGGKMVLIDKTLLGGTFIGFMAAAYNILTPAKAIAKANNNIKIGNAAAQRIFEVIDTKNELIELDNPKELTIFKEEIQFKNISFKYDESYILKNFSLTIPKGKTVALVGQSGSGKSTLANLITRFYDLNKGDIFIDGNNIKDVSKKSLRGLTGVVAQDATLFNDTIANNIKLSKPFATDKEIENAAIIANAADFINDFPLKYQTIIGDRGSSLSGGQQQRIAIARAVLKNPPIMILDEATSALDTESEQLVQIALEKMMKNRTSLVIAHRLSTIQNADKIVVMKKGQIVEQGKHDELLAKKGEYYKLVSMQSLA comes from the coding sequence ATGAATTATTTTAAAAGATTTTTTAATTACGCACGTCCTTATAAATCAATTGGAATATTAAGTATTATTCTTAATATTTTGTATGCGTTATTTACCACTCTATCATACGTTATTTTAATGCCTACTTTAAATATTTTATTTGGCGAAACACCCAAAGTTTTTATAAAACCTCAATTTTTAGGTTTTAGTAATTCTCTAAATAAAGAATATTTAAGTAATTTATTAAATTATTATGTTACCCACACAAATGAAAATTATGGACAGGAAAAAACGCTGCTATATGTAGTACTATGTGTAATTATTGTTTTTTTACTTAAAAATTTATTTAGTTATTTAGGACAACTAACCATGGTTTTTTTAAAAAATAATGTATTAAAGGATCTTAGAACAATTATTTATCAAAAAATAATAACGTTACCACTTTCTTTTTTTTTGAAACAAAACAAAGGTGATATTATTGCTCGTAGTACTAATGATGTAAATACTATTAATAATTCTTATCTTAATTTAATCATCACTTTTATAAGGGAACCATTAAATATTATTTTTACATTGTTTGTAATGGTAAAAACAAGTTGGGAATTATCTATTTTCATTTTTACTTTTATTCCTGTTTCTGGTTTAGTTATTTCATTTATAAGTAAAAAAATAAAAGAACAATCTGGTGAAATTTCTTATAAAATCGGTGGGCTCTTAGGAATTTTAGAAGAAAGTATTTCTGGATTAAAAATTATTAAAGCTTTTAACGCTGAACAATTATTTACCTCAAAATTTAATACTCAAACAGAAGATATTAGATTATTATCTAACAAAATGAGTAAAAAAGAAACCCTAGCTAGTCCTATGAGTGAGTTTTTAGGAATTGTTACAATTGCAGGGCTTCTTTGGTATGGTGGTAAAATGGTTTTGATTGATAAAACATTACTAGGTGGTACTTTTATTGGTTTTATGGCTGCAGCTTACAATATACTTACACCAGCAAAAGCAATTGCAAAAGCTAATAATAATATTAAGATCGGAAACGCCGCTGCACAAAGAATTTTTGAAGTTATCGATACCAAAAATGAATTAATCGAACTTGATAACCCTAAAGAGTTAACCATTTTTAAAGAGGAAATTCAATTTAAAAACATTTCGTTTAAATATGACGAAAGCTATATTTTAAAAAACTTTTCATTAACAATTCCTAAAGGAAAAACAGTTGCTTTAGTAGGACAATCTGGTAGCGGAAAATCTACTTTAGCAAACTTAATTACTCGTTTTTATGATCTAAACAAAGGTGATATTTTTATTGATGGTAATAATATAAAAGACGTTTCTAAAAAATCACTTCGAGGATTAACAGGAGTTGTAGCACAAGATGCCACTTTATTTAATGATACAATTGCTAATAATATAAAATTAAGTAAACCTTTTGCTACTGATAAAGAAATTGAAAACGCGGCTATAATAGCAAATGCCGCTGATTTCATCAATGATTTCCCTCTGAAATACCAAACTATAATTGGTGATAGAGGTAGTTCATTGTCTGGTGGTCAGCAACAACGAATTGCTATCGCAAGAGCTGTTTTAAAAAACCCTCCAATTATGATTTTAGATGAAGCAACTTCCGCTTTAGATACCGAATCTGAACAGTTAGTTCAAATAGCTTTAGAAAAAATGATGAAAAATAGAACATCTTTAGTTATTGCACATCGATTATCTACCATTCAAAATGCTGATAAAATAGTTGTTATGAAAAAAGGCCAAATCGTAGAACAAGGGAAACATGATGAATTATTAGCTAAAAAAGGTGAGTATTATAAATTAGTGAGTATGCAATCACTAGCTTAA
- a CDS encoding outer membrane beta-barrel protein produces the protein MKKLLLVAMMAFGIAVNAQEAELNVGGTIGLPVGDADTANITGAIEANYLFKVSPQFKVGPTVSYLHFQGDGADAAFLPIGAAGRFDVSEKFILGLDLGYGIGVRPSEYTQDGFYYRPMVGYKATEKITIHVDYSAVVLENSTPATIGLGGTYSFTL, from the coding sequence ATGAAAAAATTATTATTAGTTGCAATGATGGCTTTTGGTATAGCTGTGAATGCACAAGAGGCAGAATTAAATGTAGGTGGTACTATCGGTTTACCTGTAGGTGATGCAGATACGGCTAACATAACTGGAGCAATTGAAGCTAACTATTTATTTAAAGTTTCTCCTCAGTTTAAAGTAGGACCAACTGTTTCTTATTTACATTTTCAAGGTGATGGAGCCGATGCTGCTTTTTTACCTATAGGAGCTGCTGGTCGTTTTGATGTGTCTGAGAAATTTATTTTAGGTTTAGACTTAGGATATGGAATTGGAGTTAGGCCTTCTGAGTATACTCAAGATGGTTTTTACTACAGACCAATGGTAGGTTATAAAGCAACAGAAAAAATTACAATTCATGTTGATTATTCAGCAGTTGTTCTTGAAAACTCTACACCTGCAACTATCGGTTTAGGTGGAACTTATTCTTTTACTCTATAA
- a CDS encoding DUF4199 domain-containing protein encodes MENQANSKNIILNYGLIYGGIIIFINLIIYALGMTFDTIGGVINMIALAVCIIGLPTLAIKKFKKENYGFLAWGQAIKIGVGIVALGALISILYTHIFTGVIEPDFYNQLNEFQTGKFLDAGLTEEQIEAQLAMQSKFQGTIIGDALGLLFYVFLGFVTSAIAGAIMKKTEEDQY; translated from the coding sequence ATGGAAAATCAAGCAAATAGTAAAAACATTATTTTAAATTACGGATTAATTTATGGTGGCATTATAATTTTCATCAATTTAATAATATATGCATTAGGAATGACATTTGATACAATAGGTGGTGTAATTAATATGATTGCCTTAGCTGTTTGTATTATAGGTCTACCTACTTTAGCAATCAAAAAATTCAAAAAAGAAAATTATGGCTTTTTAGCCTGGGGACAAGCTATAAAGATTGGTGTTGGTATTGTTGCTTTAGGTGCTCTTATTAGTATTTTATATACTCATATATTTACAGGTGTTATTGAACCAGATTTTTATAACCAACTTAATGAATTTCAAACAGGAAAATTTTTAGATGCTGGTTTAACAGAAGAACAAATTGAAGCTCAATTAGCTATGCAATCTAAATTTCAAGGAACAATTATTGGTGATGCTTTAGGTTTATTATTTTATGTCTTTTTAGGTTTTGTAACTTCAGCTATTGCAGGGGCAATTATGAAAAAAACTGAAGAGGATCAATATTAA
- a CDS encoding phospho-sugar mutase, producing MKETLNKAKLWLSDSFDSETKNEIQRLIEINSSDLADRFYKNLEFGTGGMRGIVGAGTNRINKYTLGKATQGLSNYLHQIYPKKELKVAIGYDCRHDSKWLSKVVADVFSANNIKVFLFEDLRPTPELSFAVNHLGCDVGIVLTASHNPPEYNGYKVYWSDGGQIVPPEDKGIINEVNSLEYTDINFNSNENLISSIGNEIDEAFWLASIKNGTFNVKGREDLKIVFTSLHGTAIKLIPEVLKRAGYAQVHIVEEQAEPNGSFPTVKSPNPEEPEALQMAVDLANKIDADIVLGTDPDSDRIGIAVRDLEGNMKLLNGNQTMSMMTYFLINDWEKQGKLNGKQFVGSTIVSTNLVNEIAESYGVETKVGLTGFKWIAKMIKDHPELDFIGGGEESFGYMVGDFVRDKDAVTAALLACEIAANTKANDSSFYNELLTLYTRHHFYKEHLISIVKKGMDGANEIKQMMADLRSAPFTEIDDKKVEFLYDYQASIRKNLITGEEVIMDIPKSNVLIYQTTDGTKIAARPSGTEPKIKFYFSVRTTLDTINNAVAVEKELDTKIQRIIKGLNL from the coding sequence ATGAAAGAGACATTAAATAAAGCAAAATTATGGCTTTCTGACTCATTTGATTCAGAAACTAAAAATGAGATTCAACGATTAATAGAGATTAACTCTAGTGATTTAGCTGATCGCTTTTATAAAAATTTAGAATTTGGTACTGGCGGAATGCGTGGTATCGTCGGAGCAGGAACCAATCGAATAAATAAATATACTTTAGGTAAAGCAACGCAAGGTTTAAGTAATTATTTACACCAAATTTATCCTAAGAAAGAATTAAAAGTAGCCATTGGTTATGACTGTCGTCATGATAGTAAATGGTTATCTAAAGTTGTTGCGGATGTTTTTTCTGCAAATAATATTAAAGTTTTTCTTTTTGAAGACCTACGCCCTACCCCCGAGTTATCATTTGCGGTAAATCATTTAGGATGTGATGTTGGTATTGTATTGACAGCTTCTCATAATCCTCCAGAATATAACGGATACAAAGTATACTGGTCTGATGGTGGTCAAATCGTACCTCCAGAAGATAAAGGAATTATTAACGAAGTAAATTCTTTAGAATATACAGATATTAACTTTAACTCCAATGAAAACCTTATTTCTTCTATAGGAAATGAAATAGACGAAGCTTTTTGGTTAGCATCTATTAAAAACGGAACTTTTAATGTAAAAGGCCGTGAAGATTTAAAAATTGTTTTTACTTCTTTACATGGTACTGCTATTAAATTAATTCCTGAAGTTTTAAAACGTGCTGGATATGCACAAGTTCATATTGTTGAAGAACAAGCTGAGCCTAATGGAAGTTTCCCTACTGTAAAATCACCAAATCCAGAAGAACCGGAAGCATTACAAATGGCTGTTGATTTAGCGAATAAAATTGATGCTGATATTGTTTTAGGAACTGACCCTGATTCGGACAGAATAGGTATTGCTGTTCGTGACTTAGAAGGTAATATGAAATTATTAAACGGAAATCAAACTATGAGTATGATGACCTATTTTTTAATTAATGACTGGGAAAAGCAAGGTAAATTAAACGGAAAACAATTTGTAGGATCTACAATTGTATCAACTAATTTAGTAAATGAAATTGCTGAATCTTATGGTGTAGAAACTAAAGTTGGATTAACAGGTTTTAAATGGATAGCTAAGATGATTAAAGACCACCCAGAACTTGATTTTATAGGTGGTGGTGAAGAAAGTTTTGGTTATATGGTTGGTGATTTTGTTCGTGATAAAGATGCTGTAACTGCTGCTTTATTAGCTTGCGAAATTGCCGCAAATACAAAAGCAAACGATAGTTCTTTTTACAATGAATTATTAACTTTATACACACGTCATCATTTTTATAAAGAACACTTAATTTCTATTGTTAAAAAAGGAATGGATGGTGCTAATGAAATCAAACAAATGATGGCAGATTTACGTAGTGCTCCTTTTACTGAAATAGACGATAAAAAAGTGGAGTTTTTATATGATTATCAAGCGTCTATTAGAAAGAATTTGATTACTGGTGAAGAGGTAATTATGGATATTCCTAAATCGAATGTACTAATTTATCAAACTACAGATGGTACAAAAATAGCAGCTCGTCCTAGTGGGACTGAACCAAAAATAAAATTCTATTTTAGTGTAAGAACAACCTTAGACACTATTAATAATGCAGTTGCTGTTGAAAAAGAATTAGACACTAAAATTCAAAGAATTATCAAAGGATTAAATTTATAG
- a CDS encoding CCA tRNA nucleotidyltransferase, whose product MQEQYYKEAISAEIFQYISKATEELQLESYVIGGFVRDFILQRGVAKDIDVVAVGSGIELAERVASLLPNKPKVQVFKTYGTAMLRYKDIEIEFVGARKESYKENSRNPEVKAGSLQDDQNRRDFTINALALSLNKETFGLLLDPFDGMSDLESKIIKTPLDPDITYSDDPLRMMRAIRFAAQLNFVIEAESLSAIAKNAKRIDIITKERIIVELNKVLDSSKPSVGFLLLEETGLLERIIPELIALKGVEELEGQKHKDNFYHTLEVVDNISKNTEDVWLRWAALLHDIGKAPTKRYHKKQGWTFHAHEFVGSKMVYKLFKRLKMPLNNKMKFVQKMVMLSSRPIVLASDVTDSAVRRLVFDAGDDVDSLMTLCEADITTKNPKKFSRYHKNFELVRDKIKEVEERDKVRNFQPPITGEEIMKAFNLTPCREIGEIKEAIKEAILEGEIPNEHEACYDFMIVKGKKLGLEICN is encoded by the coding sequence ATGCAAGAACAATACTATAAAGAGGCCATTTCTGCTGAAATATTTCAATACATAAGTAAAGCAACAGAAGAATTACAATTAGAAAGTTATGTAATTGGAGGTTTTGTACGTGATTTTATTTTACAAAGAGGTGTTGCAAAAGATATAGATGTAGTTGCTGTTGGTAGCGGAATAGAATTAGCAGAAAGAGTAGCTTCTTTGTTACCAAACAAACCAAAGGTTCAAGTTTTTAAAACATACGGAACAGCAATGTTACGATATAAAGATATTGAAATAGAGTTTGTAGGAGCTCGCAAAGAATCTTATAAAGAAAATAGTAGAAATCCAGAAGTAAAGGCAGGTTCGTTGCAAGATGATCAAAATAGGCGTGATTTTACTATAAACGCATTGGCTTTAAGTTTAAATAAGGAAACATTCGGCTTATTATTAGATCCTTTTGATGGAATGTCAGATTTAGAATCTAAAATAATAAAAACCCCCTTAGATCCTGATATTACATATTCAGATGATCCGTTACGGATGATGCGTGCCATTCGTTTTGCAGCACAGTTGAATTTTGTAATAGAAGCTGAATCTTTAAGTGCTATTGCAAAAAATGCAAAACGTATAGATATTATTACCAAAGAACGAATAATTGTTGAGTTAAATAAAGTATTAGATTCATCTAAGCCTTCTGTTGGTTTTTTATTGCTAGAGGAAACAGGATTATTAGAACGAATTATCCCAGAACTGATAGCTTTAAAAGGGGTTGAGGAACTAGAAGGGCAAAAACATAAAGATAATTTTTATCATACTTTAGAAGTTGTTGATAATATCTCTAAAAACACTGAGGATGTTTGGCTTCGTTGGGCAGCATTGTTGCACGATATAGGTAAGGCACCAACAAAACGTTATCATAAAAAACAAGGATGGACATTTCATGCACATGAATTTGTAGGTTCTAAAATGGTGTATAAATTATTTAAGCGATTAAAAATGCCATTGAACAATAAAATGAAATTTGTTCAAAAAATGGTAATGTTAAGTTCTCGACCAATTGTTTTAGCAAGTGATGTAACCGATTCAGCAGTTCGAAGGTTGGTCTTTGATGCCGGAGATGACGTAGATTCTTTAATGACTCTATGTGAGGCAGATATAACAACAAAAAATCCTAAAAAATTTAGTCGTTATCATAAAAATTTTGAACTCGTTCGTGATAAAATTAAAGAAGTAGAAGAGCGAGATAAAGTACGTAATTTTCAACCACCCATTACAGGTGAAGAAATTATGAAAGCTTTTAATTTAACACCGTGTAGAGAAATAGGAGAGATAAAAGAAGCTATCAAAGAAGCTATTTTAGAAGGTGAAATACCGAATGAACATGAAGCTTGTTATGATTTTATGATAGTAAAAGGGAAGAAGCTAGGTTTAGAAATATGTAATTAA